The genomic stretch AATCTGGAGAAGCAggagcctatacttgttggtcttatacGTCAAATCTattacaagaacggttggaaatgtgttgaaaaacttgatactttcgggatgagtccaaaatatgtcacgcaccgtaactttgtcctcacaCGTTCGAAAGCTTGAAACGTATTGGTTATCgcccaaaagtttcaaaagttgttcatTTCCGACCTCGTGCCCATTTTTAAGACTTTGAGATTGTATCGTTCATTGTATACTTGCTTAATATTTGAAATACTATCCGGTTTTTTTGCTTCAAATCGAAAAGTATGTTTCTTTGTGTCACTTTGACTGTTGATAAGTCTGAAATAACATTCTTCTCTTTGCGGGACAACCGACACGCAATTGAATGCCCGTGTAGCTTGgtttccaaggcatgattatgaagtccacaaatgacgctaaaacgccacaaatcatcaatcctacAAGTCACGCGCAACCTAAACGGACActcacactttctcgatcccgtgtcttcgtgttttaacacccgaTTTGTTGGTACATACTTCCCACCTCTCTTGCAATTCAACACGACAAAAGCTTTCCGTTTACTACTTTCATTGTCGGACCTTTATATGACaatgccaaatccaagtttagTAGCTTCACttcgaacccaatcaagcaaatGTTCACGACTAGTGAAGCTCATATCATTATGAAATTGTTGTCGAACATACCCCAACAATCATGTTGTTAACATCGTTAACCGGCTCTTTATCAACGTTGACCCCATCCGGAACTTCTAAGTCATCGACGACTatattgtccggatgcaccatacctaacatatgcaaaaatataaaaaaactgttattttttatttctgccaggcattatttcggaagtacatttctgaaatttgttaggtgatttatttcggaaatgtacttccgaactgACGCAGTTTTGTTCCTAAAAAATCAGCAACAATGTTTTGTAATAGGAGATGATTTGAATGATattgtttacctcaaattgtggctttctatgctccctttagtaTGATAAACCGTTTGAAACTTGAATTTGAGACGAAAAATTGTTTGAGAttaattgagttttggagagggtttgtgatgaaaatgatgaaatagtgaaggagggaaaactgTATATATGAAcatcttatttcggaaatacactaCCGAAATAATACctgaaacgttttttttttttaatttttagtgatttcggagatgcatctccgaaaacaccagaaaaaaggtgttttcggaagtgtatttccgaattcttgaaaaatataaaaaaaaattatttcgaaaatgcatttttgaagtaGGAGTATTTTTAGGTTTTTGGACGAGATTCTCCGGATAGGAAGTCCGTAAAGAAAATCTCTATTGCAAACTGAAATATGGCTCTTCGAGGAGTTATTGGATCTACAGCGAACATCTTTTGTCCAACTCATGTAATTTTCATACTTTCTATGTTTGACCCAATGAAACATttaattagtaaataaatatatgttTAAATCTCATTGATGCATTATTTCTACGAAAACATGTCaaataaattaaatctaaaaataCGAGGGAGAGAgagatatattaaaataatttattttgagaTGGGGGTAAACAATTTCGCGTGTATGTGAAAATACAAATACTAAGACTTCAACTATAACAAGaaagtgaaagaaaaaaatatattgaaattctAAAATGAACTCTAACAACCATTAAGAGACATTAATcataaattttaatttgaaaaatgTAAATTTTCACActataaaatgataataaaatatatacttcAAAATGTAAATTAGAAAACATATGACGCAGATTCTTAAGTTTGTTAGTGTCATAATTATTTCTCTTTTCATATTCGTCATTGTAACAAATGGTAAGTTCAATTTtacaatttattttcaaaatttaattttaatctttcATTTTTCATTGTTGAATTTTTGTAATTTAATAACAGGAATTGTCGTAGGAGTTATCATATGTCAATCTAATCGACAATGTACTAAAGAAATGACTAAATGCTATCGTCCTAAACATCCAAAGTGTGTATCAGGGATATGTAAATGTTGGTAATTGTAGgaataaagttaaaaaataatttcaagTATTTACATGTATAACGTTtgtaattttataattttcaCAAACTTCAACCTATTTtcttaaactttcaaattactttgaTCCACTCAACtacttattattttattatgctAGTGTTGCTGCATTCGTTCACTCTTAGAATTAAGATATCCACTTTAATAATAAACTAGATAAATATCCGTACTTCTGTATGGGTTTGTTTTaggtaataatatttaatcaaatagcTAGGGAATATATAGGATTTTTGATAAGtaacaaaaattttaattaatacaaatcaaattaaataatataactaTCGAAATATCTTATTTTTATTGAATCATTAAAAATTTTCAACTTGAATAAAATGGaaataatcataataatttagtttttaatACATGCGCGGATTTGCTATGATTAATTTTTGCAAATTAGTAGgagatttaatttttaattattttttatttattaatatttatcaaCGAAATACAATTTTcagtatttaatatatatttatcaaaTACAATTTCTTTTACAATAATCAATGACATATATTTTACTCAAGCTTTTTTATCTGTATCCACACAATAAACAtttgtcttgtttttttttttacgtaTATGTGATAAATATGTGTActgtatttttgtatattatttacaaatatgtgtctcatattttttatttaaatactgatgaaaaatatttttctttgtattttttagattaattGATGACaactatttattatatattttaaaatgaattataaaaaaagattttagtGCATACAACTCATACATGGGACAAATGTTTGTTTGTGACTGAACAATTAGTTAAATTGaatacattttatatttttaaaataataaaaatgaacatAGTTATAACATACTAAATTGAGTTTATTATAACATTGCAGACTAACAAATGACTTGTACAAATAAATctgttaaaactattttttttaaaatattaaaataaaaataagaataactaTAAtttacaaacttttttttttaattttgaacttAATTAAAGTCATTAAGAAGTTGTTGAAGCCCAAAACTGATACATAACTATTTCTGCccaaattatttattaatcatttattaattattcaaatattatagTTGTGTATTATAATATATCTTATCTTTTGTCAATAAAATTAAGGCTTAATAACACTTTTGGTACTTGTGTTTTCTGATCCTTCATTTTTAAAACAGAACAAAGCAGTTCTTGGACTTGACTAAAGGATATAAAACTGGTCCTAACCACATTTACACTTCAAAAAAGCTTATGTGTCCAGATTTAGTGGTTGACTAGGCATTTACACGTCATTAAAAACTGCATATTGTATTTACACGTCATTAAGTTGTTTGCAGTAACCCTAAATCCCAATCTTCCATAGTGATACCAACAACGATCTCCTTTTCACTTCTATCATACATCATTCGTTCTCTCGATCTTCTTCGCTTCTCACTTCATCCCTTCTCTCAATCTTCTTCGCTTCCATGTCAGAATCATATGCCGTGTACAGTAACACTTGTGTGTCACGAAGAAGACAGGTTCGCTGCTTCTGTGACCTTGATTCGCCGCTCACTATCTCGTGAACGAAGGAGAATCCTGGGCGGAGGTTTAATGGATGTGGGTTATACAAGGTAAACATCAATTTCTATCTAAATGTATGATTTTCCTTTAGACTGTTATGAAATTGAGAATCTGAAATCTGTTTGTGATTTCAGTTGTATGGACGAAAGGGGTGTAGCTTCTTCAACTGGTACGATGCAGAAATATTGGTTCGTGCAAAGGAGATGATTTTCTCACTATTGAAGAGAATTTGATGAAGATAAAAAGAAGGACAATTTGAAGATGAAACAAGATGAGAATTTGAAAAAGAAGCTTAAGTTCTGCCAAGGAGTAGTTCTTTTAGTTGTAGTGGTCATTATGGGATTGATATGTACTGTTATGTTGAAAAAGTGTTGAATTAGTTGTTTATAAGCTGAATTAAGTTGTTTAATAAGTTGTTAATTGTTGTAGCAGCTGAATTATTTGTTTAGAAGCTGAATTAAGTTGATGAATTAAGTTGTTGAATTAGTTGTTAAGTGATGTATGTTGTAGTTTTCAAATGAATGTTAATGTATTTTTCAAATGTTGATTGTCAATATGTGTATGAACTGTGTTAATTGTCATTACAGAAAAAGAATTGTGTTAATTTTCAACCATCACAACCATAACAGAAAAAGAAGGATAATTGTCATTACATAAATAGCCATTATATGGCATTAAGACTTGATTGTCATTACACCAAAAAATTTCTTAATTGTCATAACAGCAATATATGCTGATTTGTCATTACACGAAAACATAACTTGATTGTCATCTACTTGTCATTACACCAAACTATGGACTAATTGTCATTACAGCAAAATATAAAGAACTGTTAAAACACCAAAATAAAGGCTTAAGTAGCATCTAATTTTGAGATGGTTGTGGAGCCTGTGATCCCTGAGAAACAACAACTTCAACTTCATTAGCAGTTGTTTTATGTTTCTTGTTTTTCTGTTGTCCACTAGAGCTAGCCTTTCCTGTTGTCTTCTGCTTTTTTCCTCCCTTGGGAATCTGCCTGTCGGCAGCACTTTTTCCCTTACATGTCCTTGTGTTATGTCCATATTTGTGACATTTTTGCATTTGACAATCTTCAACTGTCTTGGTAGCACACCAAGTTTTCTTTGCTCATCATTGGATTTGTTCCTTAGCTTTTTTGGCCTTCCTGGTGCCCTTCTTATATGTGGTGGATTAATGTACTCAGTATTTGTCACCGGCCATAGTCTTGGTCCATTTGAGGGTAACACAATATGGGAATAAATGGCCAGGCATTGTGTCTTCCTGCATACAAACAGATGACACACAAATTATCAATTTATGGATATAATAGGATGACACAAAACTTTACAGACAGATTATAAGTTCATACCTATAATAGGATGACACAAAACTTTCAACTTGCAAACCATTATGCCAAATGAAGACAATAGAATGTTCACATGGTATACCAGTTAGGTCTCACTTATGACAAGCACAAGACTTTGCTGTCAGATCCACAACATATGTATCTTTCTCATTAGACACACTGAACTTAGCCATGTGATCATCACCATGCCATGTTGCCTTCCACCCCCTGCCTTCCTTTTGTAACCTTCAATTCTTTTCTGAACCTTAGAACATATATCACCATTGTGCCTTTCAAGAATCTTCACAATCCTAACAGTTATATAATGCTTTATACCCTCAAGTAAAGAGATTATTGGTTTTTCCCTCATTTCAAGAATTGCCCTATTAAAAGCTTCACACATATTGTTGACCTGCAGATCACATTGAGTGTAAGTGCTAAAAGCTAATCTTGTCCATTATTGTGGTTGAACCTTAGCCATTTAAGTGTAAGcatatgtgtttttgattttcattctCTCCATAGCATGGTTCCAATCTGGTACAGTTGTTGCTCTTACAGCTGTCCATAACAGTTCCTTCATATCAGCTCCTGGGAACCTTTTCTTCCAGTTACCATAGAGATGCTTTACACACAACCTGTGTTCCGCATTATCACATAGCCCTTTAATTACCTCCACAAGTCCCTATCATAACATACATATACATACAAATTCAAACATACATATACAGTTACATACATATACAGAAATATGAAGACAAGAAGTTTAGAAATACATACCTTTTACTGGTCAGAAATAAATGAATATTGTATAGGGATAAGTTGATTAAGATCTTCCTATAATAGTTCAACAAACCACTTCCAAGAATCTCATGTTTCAGATTCCACCACAACATAGGCAATAGGTATCATTTTGTTGTTTTCATCCTTGCCTACAGCTTCTATGAGCTAACCACCATGTTCTCCTTTCAACAAGCAAGCATCCAATCCAATTAATGGCCTACAAGTGTGAGCAAAAGAAGCCTTACAAGCCTCTAGGAAAATATAAATCCTTTCCAAGACAGGACCTATTTCAGATGTCCCACATTTGATTATGACTGTGCTATTAGTATTTGACCTTCTCAACTCTTCACCATAGCTCCTTGAGTGTGCATATTTCTCACTAATAATCTCTCCAAAGCATGATCCTTGACAGCATGATCCCTGACACCATCCATGACTAGTTCCTTTGAAGCAAACTGCATACCAATCTCAAACCTAACAACTTCATCATTTTCAGCAACTTTGAAAGTAGGAAATTTCCTTCTATGAACAATTTCATCATCACTCTCAACAGGAGTGTGTAAGTTATTTTCATCTTGGTCAAACTCTTCATCAACAGTTTGTGTTTCATTCATAGTTCCACCCCAACAAGTATTTCACTAGTCCAATCCCATTCTGCTCCATCAACACCTATATAAGAGTTATTTTCACTTTCTTCATCACTTGCAACATAGTCCTCATCTTCTTCACTAACATAACCATCCTCAGCATCAATCCTAACCCCTTCATCCCTAACCCCTTCATTCTCAGAATCAACCCTAACCCCTTCATCCCTAACCCCTTCATCCTTAGCATCAACCCTAACCCCTTCATCCCTAACCCCTTCATCCTCAGCATCAACCCTAACCCCTTCATCCCTAACACCTTCACCCCTAACCCCTTCATTCTTAGCATCAAGCCTGACACCTTCATCCCTAACCTCCTTCATAACAACTTATTCAATTTCTTCATCCCTAATCTCATCCCCCAGCGGTCCTTCATCACAAAATTCAACTATATCAGGAATATCAACTACAAGTTCAACAAAAATGTCTACTAAATTATACCCTTTAGCATCTGCAAATAACTCTAAAACGTCACCATCAGTATTTAGAGGCTTAAGTCCAATTTGAAATGATAGCTTTGGTTGCTGGTACCACAAACACTTGAAGTTCGCATACCCAAGATGTAGCACTTTTGCTCTAAAGTCTTCATAGTTTGCAAAATCAACATCAAACGCTTCATCCATCTCATAAACTAGACCCTCAACATACAATTTGACAGGGAAGAAGATAAATCTACCCCCATGGTTGACACGTAGCCTCAACTTCTGGGGTTCACTTGGCCTACGCATATCAcaagcaaaacaaaaaaaaccctaAGCACGGAGCACGAACAAAAAAACCCTAAGCACAGAACATTAAAACCTGCACATACCTGAAACAGTACTTTGGATTTCCTTTCACTGCCATTGTTGTCCTTGATGGAAGATGGAGTAAGCATAGAGCACGAACAAGAAAAACTGGGCACAAGAAGGGTCAAAAGAGGAACACTAGCAAGACAGATTCTATTTGAGGAGATTATGGTAGATATTATACTTgagaattaataaattaattacatCAGTTATTTTGatgaattaataatttaaatttccaCATATGCaatgcctatatatatatatatatatatatatatatatatatatatatatatatatatatatatatatatatatatagagagagagagagagagagagagagagagagagagagagagagagagagagagagagagatgagagatcaaattacacctgAAGAATTACAGCACAAGTTACACTCGCTCAATAACttcattttgaatatttttttctaaatcaatcgttggattgaaacataatatcatatagatcatacctataaagtttgagatcaatctataataattttatataccaTCAAGATATataaagattaacgtcaaaatgaactTTTATATAATgtaaattttgatgtaattcaattacatagtaaatcattttagattaatctcaaattttatatctatatgatagtatgtttctATCCAccagttgattttgaaaagaaaaaaaacttgaaATGAAGTTATTGAGCGAGTGTAACTCGAAGTGTTGCTCTTCGAATGTAATTTGTTctctcattatatatatatatatatatatatatatatatatatatatatatatatatatatatatatatatatatatatatatatatatatatatatatatatatatatatatatatatatatatatatatatatatatatatatatatatatatatatatatatatatatatatatatatatatatatatatatatatatatatatatgaggagggatcaaattacaccaatatgttaCACTTATAGTTACACTCATTAATAACCTTTGATTGTATTTTAATCCAATGGTTAGAAATATTTAATTAGTGACtcatgattcttacttaaaatagttttattctatttttggtaattaaTAATTTTGAGCTTAACAAattataacttattatttttcTCATAACATAAATAAAATCTCTCCTAATTTTgtaacaattaaatcacacttcaattttataaagaatttgattctaaatatttcataaaaaaatcaagattaaaaaaaaccttttcttattttaaaatatatcaattatatattgaattttaagtaaataaaatataaatttatttacataaaaatagaaaaatttgtttgaagttaaaaaaaaaatttaaatattagtaAATGTTAAAAATCATAAATTGGAACGAAATAATCCTTTCAAATTTTTTAAGTCCCTTTTTCATAGCACAAAAAAGAAGAATAGGAACGAAGAAAAACACAGAATAAATCAAAAACGAAAAATAGATTTCTCTTTCGTTTTTTATTTCTTATATCCATATTCATGGAGATAAAATTCACATCATAACTAAGAAACGAATGTGTAATTCTTTTTCGTAATTCAAAATCATGAGGGTTTTTGATAATTATGAAAGAGTATTTTATTGAAGAATTCAgttattactaaaaaaaaaattattttttagggATGAGATCAATTCAGAAGTGCCTTAATTGCATCTTTTATTAAAATAGACTTCTCTTTCTTATTTCGTTATTTATAGAACAGACAAAATTGGATTGGTCTAATTCAGAACCGTTCGATCTATTTTCATCTTCTAGATCTTAGGGATATATCAAGAGATAAATAATCGACCCGGTCTTTAGATTTACTTAAGGCTTTCTAGCAGCCGTATGAGGTGAAAATCTCATGTACGATTCTGTAATAGAGATGGGAACAGTAATGTTATCAGCGACTAGGATTATCTAACAGTTTAAGTACAGTTGATATGCGCAATCAAAATATGGTTTTTGGGGTTGGAATTTGTGGCGTCAACCTATGGGTTTCATCGTTTTTCTAATTTCTTCGTTAGCAGAATGTGAATGATTACCTTTTGATTTAccagaagcagaagaagaattaGTAGCTGGTCATCAAACAGAATACTCAGGCATTAGATTTGGTTTATTTTACGTTGCTTCATATTTAAACCTTTTTATTTCTTCATTATTTGTAACAGTTCTTTACTTGGGCGGTTCAAATATCTCTATTCCATACATATATGTTTctgaattttttgaaataaataaaacatacgGAGTTTTTGGAACTACAATTGATCTCTTTATTACATTAGCTAAAAGCTATTTTTTCTTATTCGTTTCTACCATAACAAGATGGTCTTTGCCTAGGCTAAGAATGGATCAATTTTCTTTTGGAGGATGGGGACGGGCGCGAAAGCGAAGCGGGGACGGGGAAGGCCACCACGTGTGGTATCACCGCCACCGATGAGCTCACCTTCATCACTGGCGTCGTCGGTGAAGGGGACTCCGACTCTTCCTGTAACTGAGGAAAATCTTGATGTAATTGGGGATTCTGATACTATGAAAGGTGTAATTGGGGATGAAAAACCTGAGGAAAACCTAACTGCAAAGAAGATAACTGAATCTAATGAAGACAACAAGAACAAGATTGAGGACCACAAACTCTGGGTGAATGTGCTATCGGAGAATCGTAATCCAGTGAAAGGCTTGTCGATGCATTATGTAACACCGAGTATGGCGAATGGAACAATGGAGATTGAAATTGATGAAGAAGACATTGCAGATGAGCTTCGATGTTGGGAAACTGGGCTTGTTATGTATGCTATGGGCGAATACCTTAGTATGCATACGGTGAAAAGCTTCACGATGAAGACGTGGAATTTTGTAAAATTGCCAGAAATGTATTATCATGATGATGGATATTTCATCCTTTGATTCAATTCTCATGACGACATGGATGCAATCCTTATGAAAGGTCCGTACTCTATCCGAAACACTCCTTTGATGCTTAAAGAATGGAGACCAGATTTTAATTTGAAGCGTGATATGCTACGTACCCTACCGCTGTGGTTCACACTTCCCCAATTACCCTTGCATCTATGGGGAGAAAACAACTTGAGTAAGATTGGTAGTGCTATTGGTGTCCCTCTGGTCACGAATGAATGTACAGCGAACAAACTAAGGATCTCCTATGCCATAATTTTAGTGGAGGTTGATATTACCGAGGAACTGACAAAGGAAGAAGCCATCAAAGACTGTGAAGGCAGAAAGCTGATGCAAAAGATTGAGTATGAATGGAAGCCTCTTGTCTGCACTAAGTGTCAACATGTTGGACACCAATGTAAAACTGAGATTACTAAGCAATGGAAACCCAAGGCTAAGCCACCTGATGCAGCAGTGGTTGTGACTGAAAACAAGAAGCAAGAAACGGTTATTGAAGAAAAGAAACAAGAGGTAGTGACTGAAGAATCTGATGGAATCTGGACACAAGTTCCTACAACTAGAGACAGAGGTAAGCAAATTCTGACTGACCATACTCCTAGTCTAAACTGTGAAAATGGTTTTGAGGCACTTGGGATTTTGAATGACCTCATAGTGACCTTAGATAGGGGGCCATGTTAGTATTTTGGAATGTAAGGGGACTAAATAAGCCTGGTAAGCTTAAGGAGATTAGTTCCCGTCTTCAGAATTTGAAACCAGGCATTATGATTCTTATTGAAACTCGGGTTAAAAGTGCAAAAGCTAGTAGTATTAGAAATAAGCTGAAGCTTTATGAGAACTACATTGATAACTATAAGTACCACAACAATGGAAGAATCTGGATCACTTGGGATAATAGAACTGTGGATCTTAAAGAGGTCTCTTCTTCTGAGCAGTTTATCCACTATGTTGTTCACAATAGTCAGGGTGATTTCATGTACTGGCTCAGTACTGTGTATGGACTTAATCAGTTGGAGAAAAGGAAGAAACTCTGGAAAGATCTTCTTAACCTCAAACCTAATCAAAACACTCCTTGGTGTGCTATTGGAGATTACAACAATGTGGCTCAAGCTTAAGACAGAATTGGGGGTAGATTTGTTATGGAACATGAATATAAGAATATGCAGGACATGATGCATGAAGCTAACCTGAGTGAGATGGATAGTCTGGGAGAATACTATACTTGGTGCAATAGACATGTTGAGGACACCATACATTCTAGAATTGATAGAATGTTGTGCAAAACTGCTTGGTTTAAAGAGTATATGGACCTGAATCTTGCTCACCTATCTCTAGGAGTTTCTGACCATGCCTTACTTCATGTCATCCCCAAGGTGACAAAAAAGAGGTACCCTAAACGATTCCAGTTCTTAAACTGCATGACTGAGTTAGCAGGATATGAGGAGACTGTTAGAGAGAGTTGGAACAAACCCATCAGAGGTTCACCTATGTATGTTCTGTGGAATAAATTATAGAGACTGAAACCTGTACTCACCAATCTTAGCAAACCTCTGAGTGGGCTAAAGAATCAAGTGAATCAAGCTAGACTTAATCTTGAACAAGCTCGTCTTGACCTTAACAATAACAAATTAAGCAACACTTGTGTTGCTCGAGTTAAGGAATGTACTGAACAAGTTATTTACCTGAATGACATAGAGGAGAAAACTCTTGTTCAAAAAACAAAAGTTGACTGGTTGAGATTGGGAGATGAAAATACAACTTACTACTATGCCACTCTTAAGAAGAAGAATCTGAATAAAAGCATTAGTCTGCTGCATCAAGAAGATGGAACTATCATAACTGAGCAACAAGATATCCAGAAAGAGGTTTGTCTTTCTATGGTAATCTGATGGGAAAAAAGGGAAACTGTTCTAAGCAAGTTGACATTCAAGCCATGAGACTTAGCCCTCAAGTCACTTATGCCCAAGGAGAAGCTCTAACAGCTAGAGTTACAGAAGAGGAAATCCTGAAGGCCTTAAAGAGTCTTGGTGATCTTAAAGCCCCAGGCATGGATGACTATGGAGCTAAGTTCTTTAAATCCAGTTGGCCTATAATCAAGCAGGATGTCATTGTAGCTGTCCATGAATTCTTTGACAAAGGTAACCTGTTTAAGGCATTTAACAGTACAATTGTTACTCTTGTGCCTAAGACTGAAAATCCTATAGCCATGAAAGAATACAGACCCATTGCTATTTGTACTACTTTCTATAAAGTGCTGTCCAAAATAATGACAAACAGATTGAGCCCCATCCTGAAAGATATTGTCCATCAGAGCCAAGCAGCTTTCATACATGGCCAAGTCATCCACAATCATATCCTACTCGCTTTTGAGCTCATGAAAGGATATAATAGAAAAGGTGGTATACCAAGGTGCATGATGCAATTGGATCTCCAAAAGGCCTATGACATGGTAGACTGGACAGCTATGGAGTGTGTTCTAAGAGAAATAGGAATTCCACCTAAATTCATAGACTGGACTCTAAAGACAGTTAGCACTGTTAGTTACAAGTTCAATGTCAATGGTAGCTTCACTGAGGAGATACATGCCAAGAGAGGAATAAGGCAAGGAGATCCTATCTCCCCCTTGCTCTTTATTCTCATGATGGAATATCTCAATAGAAAGATGACTTTGATGCAGCAGAATTGTGATTTTAAACATCACAGTAAATGCAAGAAACTGCCATAACACACTTATCATTTGCAGATGATATTCTCCTTTTCAGCAGAGGAGATCAGGTATCTATTGAGCTTATCCTTAAAGCTTTTAATCAATTCTCTGAATCCACTGACCTTATTGTAAACCCTAAGAAGTGTAAGTTGTTCTGTAGTGGTATGGATGAGCAAACTGTCCATAGAATTCAAGCAACTACTGAATTTGATAAGGGACAACTTTCCATCCGATACCTTGGTATTCCTTTATCTAGTAGAAAACTGACCATAAATCACTACATGCCTATTGTTGATAGAATTGTTAGTAGGATTAGGCACTGTTCCTCTAAACTCTTCAGTAGTGCTGGTAAAATTCTGCTTGTTAAAACTGT from Vicia villosa cultivar HV-30 ecotype Madison, WI linkage group LG4, Vvil1.0, whole genome shotgun sequence encodes the following:
- the LOC131596869 gene encoding uncharacterized protein LOC131596869, which produces MDAILMKGPYSIRNTPLMLKEWRPDFNLKRDMLRTLPLWFTLPQLPLHLWGENNLSKIGSAIGVPLVTNECTANKLRISYAIILVEVDITEELTKEEAIKDCEGRKLMQKIEYEWKPLVCTKCQHVGHQCKTEITKQWKPKAKPPDAAVVVTENKKQETVIEEKKQEVVTEESDGIWTQVPTTRDRGKQILTDHTPSLNCENGFEALGILNDLIVTLDRGPCIMILIETRVKSAKASSIRNKLKLYENYIDNYKYHNNGRIWITWDNRTVDLKEVSSSEQFIHYVVHNSQGDFMYWLSTVYGLNQLEKRKKLWKDLLNLKPNQNTPWCAIGDYNNVAQA